In Rhodamnia argentea isolate NSW1041297 chromosome 1, ASM2092103v1, whole genome shotgun sequence, the genomic window ACTTTTTATCTGTGGGGTCGGAGAGGAAGAGACACATTGCGGCAGAATGCTTAAGCCACCAAGGTGGACTCTTACCATGAGCGGTAGGAGCAGAATAGATGCTGCTTGATCTAAAGCAAGTCATTAACAAGATAATCCACCTACTCCCTGACTCAATGAAATCGTGTGAAATCATAGGAAAGCGAAGTCAACCTGCAGAAACAAAGAATCGATTGCTGATTGAGCTAAAGCACATTGAAAGAGTTGAGTCACATGGAGACTTCCACAAAGCAATGAACTTACCATCTTCAGAAAAGGCAAATACACCACCAAGCATCTCATCCTCTTCTCCATCTGCTAGTTTGTCATTTTCATGGTGGCTGCTGCTGTCAACACCATCAGATACAACTTCAGTTAACCCGTGGCATCCATCAAGCTCTAAAGCCTCACAATATCCCTCTTTAAATAACTGCCCAAACTCTACGTGATCATTGGTGGTTGCAGGTATAACTGCCCCCTTAAGGACGTCATTAGCTGAACCCAAACTAGCAGTGCTTGGTGCAGAAACCTCGCTTACAATTACAGGGTTTGAACTCGAAGATGGAGGACCATCTGATGTTTTCTCCATGGAAGGAAGATTATTCTCTAAAAAGGATTCATGGTGTGCACCATACTCATTCGTGTGTTCCCTTGATCCCTTTATGTTTTCAGCTGCAAGAAGGACAGCAGAGGACTCTTTAAGCATGGAAGGCTCAACAAAGcagttttcccttctttcttggtAAAACTCATCCATATACTGGCAAGTCGATAAATAATGCTTCTCAGTATTCACTTGATCTAAATCAAGTATATTTTCAATCCTCCTTGATGAACCTGAGAATTATTGAAAGATACCAGGTAAGCTCAATCAGTACAGAAGTCCTCCAGAGGTTGTAATGGACTGAAAAGCACATCAGAGACTGCTGGATCCACAAGATACGCATATAGACAAGAGCAGTACCATGACATCATTTTTAAACTGCGAAAAGAATCAAGATCTACAACACTTTCAAACTCTTACCGCCGTCTGAGCTTTCAGTAGAACTAAGAGATGCTGGTTTTGAGTGGCATATAACGGTCTCTTCAGCAGGCTTGAGTTTCACTTGGTGCAGATCGGAAGATGCAAAACTAGAATATCTTCCCATAGTTGAAGCTCTGCAGAAAACAGTACCACAAATGAGCAGAAATAACACCTCCAATAAATGAAAGTTCCTTTGCAGATGTGCGGACAcgcacatgagagagagagacagagagagagagaatcttaataaataaaaaaaccactATGTTGCATCTATAGACAATGAAATGATCCACCACAGGGCATTTAAAATCAGTGGCTGTATTTCTAGCCAAATCATAGAACCGGTGGATTGTACAAGAAAGCATATGGAGAGGTAATCAAAATGACTTTCAAAAAGAGATCAATCAAACTCAACTAGAAACATTGGCAAGGCTCAAGTCGACAGAGTAAAGTTTATCCCATAGTTCAGAGACCAAATATAGAGTCATTTGCATGAAGCCATGAACACATTTCGTTGAAACTAACCAAATTGTATGGGAACATGGAAAAACAGAAAGCAGAAGAACACCATTTTAAGTGACATAGATAGTGGTAGCAACTGAGTAAGCTACTCACCACATCAGAACAGATTAGAGATTGATTATATACAAGCTTTAAATATATATGAGAAGACTTGTATTTACATCTGAAGTAGTACAATTTGAGAAAAATCTTAACCTAACGGGAACTTGAAGAATAAAAAATCATAGGATTAAAAGAAGTGTTATCACCTATCATTCCAGCTGGATTTGATGCAATGAAAGTGATCAAAAACAGGCAATAACTCCTTTCTCTTTATTTCGATTTCATGAATTGgcaacttctcaatttcaagcTCTCCAGCCACCCGACTACTCATTGATGGGGAACCCATTGTATGGAGACATATCTaaccaagagaagaaaaagaacaaataaatagcAAGCTGAAAATTCATAGATAACCAACAGATCtgcattttgaattaatttacCTCTGATCTGTGCCAGACTGGCAACCTTCTAGAGCTTACTTGCACTTCTGCATTAGATAGGTACCAATGAGACCTCTCATGGGACTTTGCTATGCCACCCTTCAAAGGCTTCTTACCAACAACGATTCTATTCATGTCCGGAAAATCCACTCCACAATTACTTTCCTTATCTACTACAGTAACACTCAACCTTATAGCATCTTGTTTTTCAGGAGTAATAGAGATGCTGCATTCATCTCTTTCTGGCCAATCTAACCTCCTACATACATCCCACCATTGAACAGGTTCAACTTTTACCCTAAGCTCATCCTCCTGTATTTGCAAAAAGGAACCGGGCCGAGCTTTAGAACCAGCGTCCCCAGTTTCCACCCCAAGTGAAGGGAGAAGTTTGTGCTGGATTACATGTCCTGATGGAGTGTAGACTAACAAATGTTCAAGTGGATTGATCCTGGAATTGGCATGCTGAAGACTGTGAGACATTGAATTGTGAAAAACAGCAGCAACAGCTCCAGATGGCACAAAGACCTTCCCCGTAGCAGAAGCAGCAGCATTGCTAACAGTAGTAAGCCATCCAGAATCATTATATTTTATCCTGCTTACCACCGAAAGAGTAACAGGTGGAGGCGGTGGGAAACATTGTTGGTTACTCAAAGATGATGGATTACTCCACCAAGGTATAGAATGAACTGAAAAAACAGAAGCTTCTTCACTCTGAGAGCTGTGATTATGGAATCCTGGGTCCCCACCAAAAGGGGATAGAACAAAAACATGGCAAGTTCCCTTCGATGAAACAATACCGACCCATTGACTATAAGGACTAAAGCATATGTCTTGGATAATCTGCCAAAAGTGCACACAGGAGCAGCCATAAGAGAAATGGATGAACATCAAGTTAATACACAAAAGTGACAcctgaggaaaaaaataatactcACTGCTGAGGTTATTCCACGATGCAGCCTGTAAAGATGCACATGGGCAGAACTCCAACTATAAGTTTGACTATCTGATCCACCTCGTGTGGAAGATGGCATGATACGAAATACATTAATTGTGTTGCCATAGACTGAGGCAGTGACCAGAAGAGTTCCGCTAGGATCAAAACATAATGCAGAGATTGGACTTGTGTGGGCTTTGAATTGCGATATGACAACTCGAGAAACAAAATCCTTGATAACAACCTGAAATCACCAATAGTTTTTGACATCAAGAAATTTCACATTCTACAAGTGTAATGATCACCAAATATCTAGAAACAAGTGATTTGTAACTGTTTAGTTATAGGACGAACTAGCTATTAATCACCTCAAAACATACAATTCCTTCAGACTTCTACCCATTTCACTAGGACATCATCTTGAATTCATAACATTCAACACCTACAAGTAATATACATTAAAGATAAGACTTTCACTGATCCATCATGAACATGTAAAGAAAAGAAGTCTGTTGCTGGCGACAATATTGCCGATACGAGGTCAATCACTTAGAAAGATCTAAATTAGGTAA contains:
- the LOC115756713 gene encoding autophagy-related protein 18g-like; this encodes MKKSKGRNNGLLPNSLRIISSCLKTVSSNASTVATSVRSAGASVAASISASSEDHKDQVTWAGFDRLDLGPSIFKHVLLLGYQNGFQVLDVEDASNFSELVSKRDGPVTFLQMQPFPIDCNGPQGFRASHPLLLVVSGENAKSSNPVLSQDGYMESDSGQFVHSSTAVQFYSLKTHCYVHVLRFRSAVCMVRCSSQVVAVGLAAQIYCFDAVTLEIKFSVLTYPVPQLAGQGPIGVNFGYGPMAVGPRWLAYASNSPLMSNAGRLSPQNLTSPGVSPSTSPGSTSLMARYAMESSRHLAAGIMNLGDMGYKTLSKYCQELLPDGSNSPVSSNSGWKVGRATASESDNAGMVVIKDFVSRVVISQFKAHTSPISALCFDPSGTLLVTASVYGNTINVFRIMPSSTRGGSDSQTYSWSSAHVHLYRLHRGITSAIIQDICFSPYSQWVGIVSSKGTCHVFVLSPFGGDPGFHNHSSQSEEASVFSVHSIPWWSNPSSLSNQQCFPPPPPVTLSVVSRIKYNDSGWLTTVSNAAASATGKVFVPSGAVAAVFHNSMSHSLQHANSRINPLEHLLVYTPSGHVIQHKLLPSLGVETGDAGSKARPGSFLQIQEDELRVKVEPVQWWDVCRRLDWPERDECSISITPEKQDAIRLSVTVVDKESNCGVDFPDMNRIVVGKKPLKGGIAKSHERSHWYLSNAEVQVSSRRLPVWHRSEICLHTMGSPSMSSRVAGELEIEKLPIHEIEIKRKELLPVFDHFHCIKSSWNDRASTMGRYSSFASSDLHQVKLKPAEETVICHSKPASLSSTESSDGGSSRRIENILDLDQVNTEKHYLSTCQYMDEFYQERRENCFVEPSMLKESSAVLLAAENIKGSREHTNEYGAHHESFLENNLPSMEKTSDGPPSSSSNPVIVSEVSAPSTASLGSANDVLKGAVIPATTNDHVEFGQLFKEGYCEALELDGCHGLTEVVSDGVDSSSHHENDKLADGEEDEMLGGVFAFSEDG